One window of the Sphaerochaeta associata genome contains the following:
- a CDS encoding YwbE family protein: MDGRRRADIHAGLEVLIVLKQDQATGNTTKGVVKDILTNSNMHPHGIKVRLESGAVGRVKEILSRT, from the coding sequence ATGGATGGTAGGAGAAGAGCTGATATACACGCTGGACTGGAAGTGCTTATCGTCCTCAAGCAGGACCAAGCCACAGGCAACACCACCAAGGGTGTGGTCAAGGACATCCTGACCAACTCCAACATGCATCCGCACGGTATCAAGGTTCGTCTTGAGAGTGGTGCAGTTGGGCGGGTGAAGGAGATTCTATCAAGGACATGA
- a CDS encoding VF530 family DNA-binding protein, with protein MTTSTTQVNNPLHGITLEKLLTRLVDYYGWDGLFDMVQLQCFYNDPSIKSSLKFLRKNLWARTKLEEIYLDLEYYLNEESQR; from the coding sequence ATGACCACTTCAACTACACAAGTGAACAACCCCCTGCATGGCATAACGCTTGAGAAACTGCTTACCCGCCTGGTCGATTACTACGGCTGGGACGGGCTGTTCGACATGGTGCAGCTGCAATGCTTCTATAACGATCCCAGCATCAAATCCAGCTTGAAGTTCCTGCGCAAGAACCTTTGGGCACGGACAAAGCTGGAGGAGATCTACCTGGACCTTGAATACTACCTGAACGAGGAATCGCAGCGGTAG
- a CDS encoding DNA-directed RNA polymerase subunit alpha C-terminal domain-containing protein, whose product MKNSKMEQTCERGHTYEKSTDCPVCPICERMKTEGPFRAILSSPASNALESAGITNLQELANHTESEILKLHGMGPASIPKLRAALSNAGLRFRDA is encoded by the coding sequence ATGAAAAATTCCAAGATGGAGCAAACTTGCGAGAGAGGACACACGTATGAGAAAAGTACCGACTGTCCTGTTTGTCCCATCTGTGAACGCATGAAGACTGAGGGGCCTTTCCGTGCCATCCTTTCTTCTCCTGCTTCCAATGCCCTTGAGAGTGCAGGGATCACCAACCTGCAGGAACTGGCGAACCATACGGAATCAGAAATCCTGAAACTTCATGGTATGGGCCCTGCATCGATCCCCAAGCTGAGAGCAGCTCTCTCCAATGCCGGACTACGATTTCGCGATGCCTGA